The Fortiea contorta PCC 7126 genome has a segment encoding these proteins:
- a CDS encoding CAP domain-containing protein: MKTKNQTTVWWRYVLLLMLLLLAKPSSQFINQALRGHPLDINYFWSELSPDKILNFGLYNGEGGKDWKIGKPKATIWTAEQSRSLSELRQFALELVNRDRTINNLTSLNEDTILSQAAQRHAQDMLERQYFDHLTPEGKNPRDRYLASGGNPRLGIGENIVKSTVSGLGLTYGEAEKFQRGWMYSNGHRQNLLTAEYTKFGYGIVTRTDGRIYAVQMFAY, translated from the coding sequence ATGAAGACCAAGAATCAAACTACCGTTTGGTGGAGATATGTACTGCTATTAATGCTGCTTTTGCTGGCTAAACCAAGCAGCCAGTTTATTAATCAAGCATTAAGAGGTCATCCATTAGATATTAACTATTTTTGGAGCGAACTTTCACCAGATAAAATTTTGAATTTTGGTCTTTATAACGGTGAAGGTGGGAAAGACTGGAAAATAGGCAAACCAAAAGCGACAATTTGGACGGCTGAACAATCACGCTCTTTATCTGAATTAAGGCAATTTGCCCTAGAACTTGTCAACCGCGATCGCACAATCAACAATTTAACGTCTCTCAATGAGGATACCATTCTTTCTCAAGCTGCCCAGCGCCACGCGCAAGATATGCTTGAGCGCCAGTATTTTGATCATCTCACTCCTGAAGGCAAAAATCCCCGCGATCGCTATCTTGCATCTGGTGGAAATCCCCGTCTTGGTATCGGTGAAAACATTGTTAAAAGCACCGTCAGCGGTTTAGGGTTAACTTACGGTGAAGCTGAAAAGTTCCAACGCGGTTGGATGTATAGCAATGGTCATCGTCAAAACCTCCTCACCGCCGAATACACCAAATTTGGTTACGGGATTGTAACTAGAACAGATGGTCGCATTTATGCAGTGCAAATGTTCGCCTATTAA
- a CDS encoding pyridoxal phosphate-dependent aminotransferase yields the protein MKLAARVSQVTPSITLAIAAKAKAMKTEGIDVCSFSAGEPDFDTPAHIKAAALKALDEGKTKYGPAAGEPKLREAIARKLKTDNGLDYKPENVIVTNGGKHSLYNLIVALIDPGDEVIIPSPYWLSYPEMVTLVGGVSVIVRTDASTGYKITPEQLRQAITPKTKLFVLNSPSNPTGMVYTPEEIAALAEVVVDADIFVVSDEIYEKILYDGAEHVSIGSLGKEIFDRTLISNGFAKGYSMTGWRLGYLAGPVEIIKAASTIQGHSTSNVCTFAQYGAIAALESPQDCVEQMRQAFAQRRQVMLDGLNAIPGLKTAKPDGAFYLFPDISQTGLKSLEFCDALLEAHQVAVIPGVAFGADDNIRLSYATDLTTIQKGIDRLDKFVRSRI from the coding sequence ATGAAACTGGCAGCAAGAGTAAGTCAGGTAACACCCTCCATCACCTTAGCGATCGCAGCCAAGGCTAAGGCGATGAAAACAGAGGGTATAGATGTTTGTAGTTTTAGTGCTGGAGAACCGGATTTTGACACCCCAGCCCACATCAAAGCAGCCGCTCTCAAGGCTTTAGATGAAGGGAAAACCAAATATGGCCCAGCCGCAGGGGAACCAAAATTAAGGGAAGCGATCGCCCGTAAGCTCAAGACTGATAATGGTCTAGACTATAAACCAGAGAATGTTATTGTCACCAATGGTGGAAAGCATTCTCTCTACAACCTCATAGTCGCCCTGATCGATCCCGGTGATGAAGTAATTATCCCCTCTCCCTATTGGCTCAGTTATCCGGAAATGGTAACTCTGGTAGGTGGAGTCTCAGTAATTGTGCGTACGGACGCTTCCACAGGATATAAAATTACTCCCGAACAACTGCGTCAAGCAATTACCCCCAAAACAAAATTATTCGTCCTCAACTCCCCATCCAATCCTACTGGAATGGTATACACACCAGAGGAAATCGCCGCATTGGCTGAGGTTGTAGTTGATGCAGATATCTTCGTCGTCTCTGATGAGATTTACGAAAAGATTCTCTACGACGGAGCAGAACACGTCAGTATCGGTTCCCTAGGGAAAGAAATTTTTGACCGCACCTTAATTAGCAACGGGTTTGCTAAAGGTTATTCCATGACAGGTTGGCGACTGGGCTATTTAGCTGGGCCAGTGGAAATTATTAAAGCCGCCAGTACCATTCAAGGACATAGTACATCTAATGTTTGTACCTTTGCTCAATATGGAGCGATCGCTGCATTAGAAAGTCCTCAAGACTGCGTGGAACAAATGCGTCAAGCCTTCGCCCAACGACGCCAAGTTATGTTAGACGGACTCAACGCCATCCCCGGATTGAAAACCGCCAAACCAGACGGCGCTTTTTATCTGTTCCCTGACATCAGCCAAACCGGCTTGAAATCTCTAGAATTTTGCGACGCCTTATTAGAAGCACATCAAGTCGCTGTTATTCCCGGAGTCGCCTTTGGTGCTGATGACAATATCCGTCTTTCCTACGCCACAGATTTGACCACAATTCAAAAGGGGATTGACAGATTGGATAAGTTTGTGCGTAGCCGGATCTAG
- a CDS encoding alpha/beta hydrolase produces MVGSRRSIKVIKGLFFALVLTQVFGKQTSVQAAETLVLRFGPLADSIPVSDLQTVAETGKFPKSLDLYTKNLSASQRDFVLGMLRARIPINVVTVSRLLNTQIGTTILNDLATAVVRKDNAGAKALRAGFVLSASKPEGLSVLNFIASYPSKRLEINVPQALKVARTLNTGFWVTQQFMLAIAPLFAPQKPQLAFSFDPSLPGSAAVKVLNLELNDQKRARNIPVDIYWSTAVNSEKPVIVYSHGFGSVRTDLRYLTEHLASHGYAVVTLEHPGSNSTSINSGFQNKTRLLKPQEVLDRPQDVSFVLDELEKIQKTPNHPLQGKLATNNVMVLGYSFGGGTALAIAGAEIQLERLKQRCKNQVTTLSFGETIQCGAQELPENNYQLRDARVKRAIALSPTTSLTFGETGLTKVQVPTLILASSADKTTPALSEQIIAFAKLPSPKWLVGILGSTHLSVKDPSTTMDQQGQANTPFFGGEIVGDKAVDVRKYVKAITLAFAAQMTPEADKYAPFLTPDYAQLASTEAFPIRSITEIPPQAQQLLKQYTQK; encoded by the coding sequence ATGGTAGGTAGCCGGAGAAGTATCAAGGTGATCAAAGGGCTATTTTTTGCCCTTGTACTCACACAGGTTTTTGGTAAACAAACATCAGTACAAGCTGCTGAGACACTTGTACTGCGATTTGGGCCTCTTGCAGATTCTATTCCTGTGAGCGATTTACAAACTGTAGCGGAAACAGGAAAATTTCCTAAAAGTTTGGATTTATACACTAAAAATTTATCTGCATCACAAAGAGATTTCGTGCTGGGGATGTTAAGAGCGAGAATACCTATAAATGTTGTCACAGTTAGTCGATTGCTCAATACTCAGATTGGGACAACGATTCTCAATGACCTAGCTACAGCTGTAGTCCGCAAAGATAATGCGGGCGCGAAAGCTTTGAGAGCCGGCTTTGTTTTGAGTGCTAGCAAACCAGAGGGTCTTTCTGTACTAAATTTTATCGCGTCTTATCCGAGTAAACGCTTAGAAATTAACGTACCGCAAGCATTGAAAGTTGCGAGAACTTTGAATACAGGTTTTTGGGTGACGCAACAGTTTATGCTGGCGATCGCTCCCTTATTCGCCCCACAAAAACCCCAACTTGCTTTTTCCTTTGACCCCAGTTTACCCGGAAGCGCTGCAGTCAAAGTCTTGAATTTAGAATTGAATGACCAAAAACGCGCCCGTAACATCCCTGTAGATATTTATTGGTCAACTGCAGTTAATTCTGAAAAACCTGTCATTGTTTACAGTCACGGCTTTGGTTCAGTGCGTACAGACCTGCGCTACCTCACAGAACATCTTGCATCCCACGGTTATGCAGTAGTAACTTTAGAACATCCTGGGAGCAATAGCACCAGTATCAACTCAGGATTTCAAAATAAAACCAGACTCCTAAAACCCCAAGAAGTTTTAGATCGTCCCCAAGATGTCAGCTTTGTCCTCGATGAACTAGAAAAAATTCAAAAAACACCCAATCATCCCCTACAAGGGAAACTGGCTACAAATAACGTCATGGTACTGGGTTATTCTTTTGGTGGTGGAACAGCCTTAGCGATCGCCGGCGCCGAAATACAACTAGAACGCCTCAAACAACGCTGCAAAAATCAAGTCACCACACTGAGTTTTGGGGAAACTATTCAATGTGGCGCCCAAGAACTACCAGAAAATAACTATCAGTTGCGGGATGCTAGGGTGAAAAGAGCGATCGCTCTGAGTCCCACAACTTCTCTGACATTTGGAGAAACTGGCTTGACAAAAGTGCAAGTACCTACTCTCATCTTGGCAAGTTCTGCAGATAAAACCACCCCAGCTTTGTCAGAACAGATCATCGCATTCGCCAAACTCCCTTCACCCAAATGGCTAGTCGGTATCCTGGGAAGCACTCATCTGAGCGTCAAAGACCCAAGCACCACCATGGATCAACAAGGACAAGCAAACACACCTTTTTTTGGTGGGGAAATAGTCGGTGACAAAGCAGTTGACGTCCGCAAATATGTTAAAGCGATCACGTTAGCATTTGCAGCACAAATGACCCCAGAAGCCGATAAATACGCGCCCTTTCTCACACCAGATTACGCTCAACTTGCTTCCACCGAAGCTTTTCCCATCCGTTCAATTACTGAGATTCCCCCGCAAGCACAACAATTGCTCAAGCAATATACACAAAAGTAA
- a CDS encoding DUF565 domain-containing protein: MQNTRINNLLDTVAGRLGQWFANPWRRLSLQIISFLFGFFLGTAVSTTAGQKAELDIVVAAFLVLLTEISSRIFYSRGFLSKRSLWVEALNLLKVGFTYSLFIEAFKLGS; this comes from the coding sequence ATGCAAAACACCCGTATAAATAATTTGCTCGACACTGTGGCTGGGCGTTTGGGACAATGGTTTGCTAATCCTTGGCGGCGGTTGTCGCTACAGATTATCAGTTTCTTATTTGGGTTTTTTCTGGGAACAGCAGTGTCAACTACGGCGGGACAAAAAGCAGAGTTGGATATTGTCGTCGCCGCATTTTTAGTATTATTGACAGAAATTAGCAGTAGGATATTTTATAGTCGCGGCTTTTTATCTAAGCGATCGCTCTGGGTGGAGGCGCTAAATTTGCTGAAGGTAGGTTTTACCTATAGTCTGTTTATTGAAGCCTTTAAGTTAGGTTCTTGA
- a CDS encoding addiction module protein, translating into MSTHPLLKVEISQLSIAERIQLAEDLWDSIGEQQDELPLFDAHKQELDRRLERYHQDPTTGSTWKEVKQRLGFFQ; encoded by the coding sequence ATGAGTACTCATCCTCTCCTCAAAGTTGAAATCTCTCAACTCAGCATTGCTGAACGCATCCAACTTGCTGAAGACCTCTGGGACAGCATCGGTGAGCAGCAAGACGAACTACCTCTGTTTGATGCTCACAAACAGGAACTCGATCGCCGACTTGAACGTTATCACCAAGATCCAACGACCGGTTCAACTTGGAAAGAAGTCAAGCAAAGATTAGGCTTCTTTCAATGA
- a CDS encoding vWA domain-containing protein: MKVKLLSALNDTNIDAAQLNSQRQLGISISAIAGELDQSLPLNLCLILDQSGSMHGQPIQTVIQAVERLLAQLKPGDRLSVIAFAGSATVIIPNQVVYDITSIKSQIQQQLSAGGGTVIAEGLALGITELMKGTKGTVSQAFLLTDGHGETGLRIWKWDITPDDNKRCLELAYRATRFNLTINTLGFGSSWNQDLLEKIADVGGGTLAYIEHPEQAVAEFSRLFKRIQSVGLTNAYLLLSLVPQVRLAELKPIAQVSPDTIELPLQPEADGRFAVRLGDLMKDEQRVVLANIYLGKLPLGEQQIGHLQIRYDDPAVDKQNLLSPIVPVYANVVQPYQPALDSQVQQSILALAKYRQTQLAETKLQQGDRVGAATMLQTAAKTALQIGDTSAATVLQSSATRLQAGEELSEADRKKTRIVSKTVLQE, encoded by the coding sequence ATGAAAGTTAAATTACTGTCGGCGTTAAATGATACTAATATTGATGCAGCGCAATTGAATTCTCAGCGTCAATTGGGGATTTCTATTTCGGCGATCGCTGGTGAGCTTGACCAAAGTTTACCGTTAAATTTATGCTTGATTCTCGACCAGAGTGGTTCCATGCACGGACAACCAATTCAGACGGTCATTCAAGCTGTTGAGCGGTTATTGGCTCAACTCAAGCCAGGCGATCGTCTTTCGGTAATTGCTTTTGCTGGTTCTGCAACTGTAATTATCCCTAACCAAGTTGTCTATGATATTACCAGTATTAAATCGCAAATTCAGCAGCAATTGTCCGCTGGCGGTGGTACTGTGATTGCCGAAGGTTTGGCGCTGGGAATCACTGAACTAATGAAGGGGACAAAAGGCACTGTTTCCCAAGCATTTTTACTGACTGATGGACATGGCGAAACTGGCTTGCGAATTTGGAAATGGGATATCACTCCCGATGATAATAAACGCTGTTTAGAACTAGCTTACAGAGCAACTAGGTTTAATCTGACAATTAATACTCTCGGATTTGGTAGCAGTTGGAACCAAGATTTACTAGAAAAAATTGCTGATGTGGGTGGTGGAACTTTAGCTTATATTGAGCATCCAGAACAAGCGGTAGCAGAATTTAGTCGTTTATTTAAGCGCATTCAATCTGTGGGACTCACCAATGCTTATTTGCTCCTGTCCCTAGTACCGCAAGTAAGGCTCGCGGAACTCAAACCCATTGCCCAAGTGTCCCCTGATACCATTGAGTTACCCCTACAACCAGAAGCGGATGGACGCTTTGCGGTGCGCTTGGGAGACTTGATGAAAGATGAACAACGGGTAGTGTTAGCTAATATTTATTTGGGAAAGTTACCTTTAGGGGAACAACAAATTGGGCATTTGCAAATCCGTTATGATGACCCAGCTGTAGATAAGCAAAATCTACTTTCTCCCATTGTGCCAGTATATGCCAATGTGGTACAGCCCTATCAACCAGCTCTTGATTCCCAAGTGCAGCAGTCAATTTTAGCATTAGCTAAATATCGCCAAACTCAGCTAGCAGAGACGAAATTACAGCAGGGCGATCGCGTCGGCGCAGCTACTATGCTACAAACAGCCGCTAAAACCGCTCTGCAAATCGGAGACACCAGCGCAGCTACCGTGTTGCAATCTTCCGCTACCCGTCTCCAAGCCGGTGAGGAACTTTCAGAAGCAGACCGCAAGAAAACGAGAATTGTTTCTAAGACGGTTTTACAAGAATAA
- a CDS encoding class I fructose-bisphosphate aldolase: protein MTATLLEGSSIESLLGKEAEDLLTYKAKVSKDLLHLPGPDFIDRVWINSDRHPQVLRNLQQLYGHGRLANTGYLSILPVDQGIEHSAGASFAPNPIYFDPENIIKLAIAAECNAVATTLGVLGSVARKYAHKIPFIAKINHNELLTAPNQFDQVLFADVEQAWNLGAVAIGATIYFGSEQSTRQIQEISQAFKRAHELGLVTILWCYLRNSNFKQDQDYHLAADLTGQANHLGVTIEADIIKQKLPENNNGYAAVTKALGESYGKTNERIYTDLTTDHPIDLTRYQVLNCYCGRAGLINSGGASGKNDFAEAIRTAIINKRAGGTGLISGRKTFQRPFAEGVKLFHAIQDVYLSPDIAIA from the coding sequence ATGACTGCAACGCTTTTAGAAGGTAGTTCTATCGAGTCACTGCTAGGTAAAGAAGCAGAAGACCTACTCACCTACAAAGCTAAAGTTTCCAAAGATTTGCTACATTTACCAGGGCCAGACTTCATCGATCGCGTTTGGATTAACAGCGATCGCCATCCGCAAGTATTACGCAATCTCCAGCAACTATATGGTCATGGTCGATTGGCGAATACTGGTTATCTCTCGATTCTCCCGGTAGACCAAGGAATTGAACACTCTGCAGGTGCGTCATTTGCACCGAATCCAATTTATTTTGATCCTGAAAATATTATCAAACTAGCGATCGCTGCTGAGTGTAACGCGGTCGCTACAACCTTGGGCGTATTAGGTAGTGTGGCGCGTAAATACGCCCACAAAATCCCCTTTATCGCCAAAATCAATCACAACGAATTACTCACCGCGCCTAATCAATTTGACCAAGTATTGTTTGCAGATGTAGAGCAAGCTTGGAATTTAGGTGCAGTCGCCATAGGTGCGACAATTTATTTTGGCTCAGAACAGTCTACCAGACAAATTCAAGAAATCAGCCAAGCATTTAAACGCGCCCACGAGCTAGGTTTAGTGACAATCCTCTGGTGCTATCTACGGAACAGCAATTTTAAACAAGACCAAGATTATCACCTCGCCGCTGACCTCACAGGACAAGCAAATCATCTGGGTGTCACCATCGAAGCTGATATTATTAAACAAAAATTACCCGAAAATAACAACGGTTATGCAGCAGTAACCAAAGCTCTGGGTGAGAGTTACGGTAAAACCAACGAACGAATTTACACAGATTTAACCACAGACCACCCCATCGATTTGACTCGTTACCAAGTCCTCAACTGCTACTGCGGACGTGCGGGTTTAATTAACTCTGGAGGCGCCTCTGGTAAAAATGACTTCGCAGAAGCCATCCGCACCGCCATAATTAACAAACGCGCTGGTGGTACAGGGCTAATTTCTGGACGCAAAACCTTCCAGCGTCCATTTGCAGAAGGAGTCAAGTTATTTCATGCGATCCAGGATGTTTACTTGTCTCCAGATATAGCGATCGCTTAA
- the hppD gene encoding 4-hydroxyphenylpyruvate dioxygenase: MQITGNQSFQLQNDISIQLQKIDYVEFYVGNAKQAAHFYCRTFGFRLIAYAGLETGVRDRSSFVVQQSDIRFIFTSPLTPHGAIAEYVKLHGDGVYDIALLVDDALTCFHTAVTRGAKAIMSPTLLKGKNSSIVKATIASYSGDLNHSFIERHHHQEFSPEYHSLPNLPLSIATNLTEIDHIVLSVELGKLDIWANFYRTILDFQQQQEFSSDDISTQYSSLTSKVLQNQTGKIKFPINEPAPGKRKSQIQEYLDFHYGPGVQHIALRSHDIIQTVKELRNSGIEFLETPDTYYENLQKYIHLIDEDINLLKELRILLDWDEQGYLLQIFTKPLVTRPTFFIEIIQRKGAQGFGNGNFKALFEAIEREQSTRGNL, encoded by the coding sequence ATGCAAATCACAGGAAATCAATCATTCCAGTTACAAAATGACATCTCAATTCAACTGCAAAAAATTGATTATGTAGAATTTTATGTCGGAAATGCAAAACAAGCGGCTCATTTTTATTGTAGAACCTTTGGTTTTCGACTTATTGCCTATGCTGGCTTAGAAACTGGTGTGCGCGATCGCAGCTCGTTTGTTGTCCAACAATCTGATATTCGCTTTATTTTCACTTCTCCACTCACACCACATGGGGCGATCGCTGAATATGTAAAATTACATGGTGACGGGGTGTATGATATTGCTTTATTAGTTGATGATGCTTTAACTTGTTTTCATACCGCTGTGACACGGGGAGCCAAAGCAATTATGTCCCCAACTCTATTGAAAGGAAAAAACAGCAGTATTGTCAAAGCAACGATCGCTAGTTATAGCGGCGACTTAAATCATTCGTTTATAGAACGCCATCACCACCAAGAATTTTCACCAGAATATCATTCTCTGCCAAATTTGCCTTTATCCATAGCAACTAATTTGACGGAAATTGACCATATTGTGTTGAGTGTCGAATTAGGAAAATTAGATATCTGGGCTAATTTTTATCGCACAATTTTAGATTTCCAACAGCAGCAAGAATTCAGCAGTGATGACATATCAACTCAATACTCATCTCTAACATCAAAAGTTTTGCAAAACCAAACTGGAAAAATTAAATTCCCCATTAATGAACCAGCCCCAGGAAAGCGAAAATCACAAATTCAAGAATACTTAGACTTTCATTATGGCCCAGGTGTTCAACATATCGCCCTCAGAAGTCATGATATTATCCAAACAGTTAAAGAATTACGTAACAGCGGTATTGAGTTTTTGGAAACACCAGATACTTACTATGAAAATTTACAAAAATATATTCATTTAATTGATGAGGATATCAATCTCTTAAAAGAGTTGAGAATTTTACTAGATTGGGATGAGCAAGGTTATTTGCTACAAATATTTACTAAACCGTTAGTAACTAGACCAACATTTTTTATAGAAATAATTCAACGCAAAGGCGCACAAGGTTTTGGTAACGGTAATTTTAAAGCTTTATTTGAAGCCATCGAGCGAGAACAGTCTACCCGTGGGAATTTGTGA
- a CDS encoding cysteine desulfurase-like protein gives MQPFDLKWIRAQFPALTQPDIFCDGPGGTQVPGSVLDAMSDYLVRSNANAHGAFATSVRTDAVINAARAASADFLGCDRDEVVFGANMTTLTFMLSRAIGRELQPGDEIIVTELDHYANVSPWCALAEKGTVIRTININIENCTLNLEQLKQQINQRTRLVAVGYASNAVGTINDLAEVVRLAHSVGALVFVDAVHYTPHRPIDVRSLDCDFLACSAYKFFGPHVGILYGKRQHLTRLQPYKVQPAPDDVPARWETGTLNHEGLAGLVAAINYLAKLGCRVAPAVSSEVLTAFLETHTEQWETFRCPRIPASPETPTHLTSTAYPHRRAALLAAMSAIQVYEQELSEKLIAGLLEIPGLKIYGMIDPEHFAWRTPTVAFRLGEQTPASIAQKLSDRGIFAWHGHFYAIALTEKLGVEAKGGLVRIGLVHYNTVEEINRLLQAIKEIANE, from the coding sequence ATGCAACCTTTTGATTTGAAATGGATACGCGCTCAGTTTCCGGCGCTGACGCAACCTGATATTTTTTGTGATGGCCCTGGTGGTACTCAAGTTCCAGGTTCTGTACTCGATGCGATGAGTGATTATTTGGTCAGATCAAACGCCAATGCTCACGGCGCTTTTGCTACTAGCGTGCGGACAGATGCAGTGATTAACGCCGCTCGTGCTGCGAGTGCAGATTTCTTGGGTTGCGATCGCGATGAAGTAGTGTTTGGTGCGAACATGACCACCCTCACCTTCATGTTGAGTCGAGCTATTGGTCGGGAACTGCAACCAGGGGATGAAATTATTGTTACAGAGCTTGACCATTACGCCAATGTTTCCCCTTGGTGTGCATTGGCAGAAAAAGGCACAGTAATTCGCACTATAAATATAAATATCGAAAATTGTACCCTAAATTTAGAACAACTCAAACAACAAATTAATCAGCGGACACGGTTAGTTGCTGTGGGGTATGCATCGAATGCGGTGGGGACAATCAATGATCTGGCAGAGGTGGTGCGCTTGGCTCATAGCGTGGGTGCATTAGTATTTGTTGATGCCGTCCATTACACCCCCCACAGGCCTATTGATGTGCGATCGCTCGACTGTGATTTCCTCGCCTGTTCAGCTTACAAATTCTTCGGCCCCCATGTCGGCATTTTGTATGGTAAACGCCAGCATTTGACACGGTTACAACCTTACAAAGTGCAACCAGCCCCAGACGATGTACCCGCTCGTTGGGAAACTGGAACCTTGAACCATGAAGGTTTAGCTGGTTTAGTAGCCGCAATAAACTACTTAGCAAAACTTGGTTGTCGTGTCGCACCTGCAGTGAGTAGCGAAGTCCTGACAGCGTTTTTAGAAACTCACACAGAACAATGGGAAACCTTCCGCTGTCCCCGCATCCCCGCATCGCCAGAAACACCCACACACTTAACCTCCACCGCTTATCCTCATCGCCGAGCGGCTTTATTAGCAGCAATGTCTGCGATTCAAGTATATGAACAAGAACTCAGCGAAAAACTGATTGCGGGATTGTTAGAAATTCCCGGTTTAAAAATATATGGCATGATTGACCCCGAACACTTTGCATGGCGGACACCAACAGTAGCATTTCGCCTAGGGGAACAAACCCCAGCCAGTATCGCCCAAAAATTAAGCGATCGCGGTATATTTGCTTGGCATGGTCATTTTTATGCGATCGCTCTGACTGAGAAATTAGGAGTAGAAGCCAAGGGCGGTTTAGTGCGGATTGGGCTAGTACACTACAACACAGTAGAAGAAATTAACCGCCTGCTGCAAGCTATCAAAGAAATCGCCAACGAGTAA
- a CDS encoding PEP-CTERM sorting domain-containing protein produces the protein MKLLRSLAAAAASFALLASVGNASAKAADFSLSGRFASTAVNNSTALPVQLQNGSFDGTYSYSGGAVSAGSQASLSSWLINLRNASNTILKTYSSSLAGNIAGINGKPSGSNSDFLIFSDSDTQLQLAFPTGFVGIGNLTTNNTFSSGEFTFNAAGNANNFIGAISATSTPVPEPLTVGGTLVAAGVGMALKKKAAAQKATQKV, from the coding sequence ATGAAATTACTCCGCTCTTTAGCAGCCGCTGCTGCTAGTTTTGCCCTGCTTGCATCTGTGGGAAATGCCTCCGCAAAGGCCGCAGATTTCAGTCTTTCTGGTAGATTTGCGTCTACAGCTGTTAATAATTCAACAGCATTGCCTGTACAGTTACAAAACGGTTCCTTTGACGGTACTTACTCCTACTCAGGGGGAGCTGTTTCCGCAGGGAGTCAGGCTAGTCTGTCGAGTTGGTTGATTAATTTACGGAATGCAAGTAATACCATTCTCAAAACATATAGTAGTTCCCTTGCAGGGAATATTGCGGGTATTAATGGAAAACCATCCGGCTCGAACTCGGATTTTTTGATATTTTCTGATTCCGACACTCAGCTGCAGTTAGCATTCCCTACAGGTTTCGTGGGAATCGGGAATCTGACGACGAACAACACTTTTTCCAGTGGAGAGTTCACTTTTAACGCCGCTGGTAATGCCAATAACTTTATCGGCGCTATATCTGCTACCTCTACTCCCGTCCCCGAACCCTTGACGGTGGGTGGTACTCTGGTGGCTGCAGGTGTGGGTATGGCGCTGAAAAAGAAAGCTGCAGCTCAAAAAGCTACTCAAAAGGTGTAA